Within Ipomoea triloba cultivar NCNSP0323 chromosome 9, ASM357664v1, the genomic segment ATTTATAATAGTTGATACTTATTAACTTGTCTTCGCAGTCCCAATTTTCTTATCTAACATTGTTTTAAATTAGTTGAACAAGTAAAATTTGCTCCAGAAATCTTGTAAGCAATAATAGAGAAGAAAAGGGTAATATGTTAAATGTTAgatcaatcattataccatggaatATATTAAagggttttattttttattttttatttttttgagaaactgaagatttttttaatacattgaatgtttatttttttatgtactgaaagtttattatttagATCTCTTGCGCACACAGACTAGGATATGATTAGTGGGTTGATTGCACGACTCGCAATTTACTTCTGTAATGGCTCTAAGGGCAGGGTGCTATGGGTTCAAGATTAATCCAGCGAACTTGAAAtcacattaattttaaaaataaaataaaataaaataaacatttatcaaTCGTTCACGTTAGAatgtgaatcatggtctacGGAGCTCTAGGGACAGGATGTTGCGGGCTTCAACACTGCAGTCAAAGATGCCAGCTGACCATGTCATAGCATTTAAAAATGGTGTTGGAAAGTCAAATAACTTATCATGGCAAGGCTATTTCTAACCAGTGAATAAAATTTGCTTCAATCATGATATTTAAAAATGGTGTTGGAAGTCAAATAACTTATCTTACCAAGGAATAGTGAATAAAATTTGCTTCAACTTGCCCTTGACTCTACCtagttaattaaaatttcaaactaaTCCAACAACATAGGACCAATCATGTCCCAGCAGCCTCAGCAATGAACATCAGCCATGACATTATCTGTTGTTGACATCCCACCTTTCTGATCCCAGTAAAATCATTCTTGCCCAGAAAAATTATTGGTAAACCTGCTTCCTCTACCTCTACAATCAATATGCATAACAGATCAGAGTGAAGGGAAAACAGATAACAGCTGCAGCTCAGTAGTCCCAGGATATCAATCAAGAATCAGATTGAACAATCTTGAATTATTGATCACTCTGAAGAAAAGATGCCAAGAAATCCTTTCTGAAGCCAGTAAAATCATTCATGCCCAGAAATCCTAGGATATCAATCAAGAATCATACTGAAcaatcttgaattcttgatcacTCTGAAGAAAAGATGCCCAGAAATCCTTTCTGAACCCAGTAAAATCATTCATGCCCAGAAATCCTAGTATACCAATCAAGAATCAGATTGAACAATCTTGATCTCTCTGCAGAAAAGATGCCACTGGGCTGCACTGTGGATGGCAACCTGGATGAATCTCGGTACAGCGAGCCGATGCCATGGATTGGAATCTATGTGGCAGTAGCATCTGCAGCCTGTGCTGCAGCCATGGCTAGTGATGTCTTCCACGGCTTACGCCACAGGAAATTCTGGTTCCCTTGCAAATTCTTCTCCCTCAATGCCACAACCTTAGCCATCATTGCTGTTGCCACCAAATTGTCTGTTGATCTCAACAGCTCCATGCCACGCCACCAGGATCAGCTAGCGAAACTTAGCAGTGGCGTTTTGATCTGCACGGTAATGTCCAACTCTATGCCTTCTCTAGCAGCCATGGAATACAAAGAGCTTATGATGAACATTGTGGCTTTGGGAATTTTTGTAGTTACTGTCATAGTAAACATTGGAATCCAATTAGGAACAGGTGTTATATACACATTCTGGAAAGAGCATGCTGCAGTTATGTTTATAATGGTCATCTTGTTTCTGCTATTGATTTCTTCAGCCCTTACAGTTCCCACAACGAGGTCGTATTTCGATCTGAAGTACAGCAAGAAATTCAAGTTAGCACAGAAAGAGTGTTGCCTCGGGCATTGCGAGTTTAGGCCCGAGAAACTGAAAGATAACCTGATGAAATATTGGATGATGGCACACACCTGTAGTCCCCAGTTCGTGGCTAGCCGGTTAGTGACCTGCACTGCTTCTGGCGCGTTTTGCCTTCTCAGCACCGTCATATGTGCTGAAGCCATGCTCCGTTCGTACATGCTGCCCGGGACGTTTGAGTTCTGCAGTGGGGAGTCTGATTACAAGTGGTCTACCACTTTGATTCTTGTGGCTCAGACAGTGGCAATACTGGTAGGCACCATTGCCCCAGCTTTTAGGTGGTTCAACTCTGTTAATTTTCGCTGCCCGAAAACAGTTACCAAGGCTTGCCATTACAAGGTTAAGATTGAGAACTACTGGATCAGGAGCCTGGTTCTGTGGAAAGAGTCCCCATTAGAACTGAGAAAGCGAGGTCGGTTTATCAGAAAATTTGCACACAATGCAAAGGAAAATCTGTTGGATTTCTGCATTTGGATGCAAATTGGAATGGTGTGTCTAAGCAAGCTGGTTAGGCTTGTTTCTCTTTTCTGGGTAAGTTGGTTGCTGATAGGCCTTAGGAGATTGATCAGGTTCTTGAAACGACACACGAACTCTATAGAAAGCCTTGATTCAGAGCCTGAATCACAGTCACAGGCTGGTTCAAAGCCAGATCTTAGTCGTTACGTTTTGCATCTCGAAGGGGAGGAATCACTGCGAGATTTCATGATGGAGAGCAACTTTGATGTTAGTGACCACTGGATCAAGATGGGGAAAAAGAAGCAACACAAGAATCTCATCAAACTTCTGCAGAACTGGAGCCCAACAAAAGGGTTCATGGGAGTGAACCATTTCGACTATGACCATATCCCTTCACTAGACTCTGAAGTGCCTCCCAACTGCTGGGCTCTCCCTGTTGTGACACTCACCAGCATTGCCGTTGCCCTCTTGGGAAACGACTCCGGTTTGAGCAAAGACTTGAAATTGTGTGTAAACGAAGCAGTTTCGTACATGAGATTTCTCGAGGAAAGGCTCGATACAAATGGAGATTTGAGTAACCTCAGAAAGGCTGCACAGATGGTATGGAGTGGCGTCGATCTGCACTATAAATGGCTGGATTTGGACCTCCAAAAGATGGCTCTCCAGGCAGGAGAAGACAGCTCCCCACAATCTGTTCTCAAAGCCCTCTCTGAGGAAGCAAAGCAGAGATACTTGGAATACAAACAGAAAGACGTAACGATTTGCTTTGCAGAATCCCCTTCAAAGTGGCCTGCAAAGATCCTTGCAGCCAACTCCATGTACAGAATATGCCAAGCTCTTCTGCTAACCAACGAAAACGAACAACCTCAGAACAACAAGACCATGATGTTCCACAGACTGTCTGACATGATAACAGGCATAGTAGGGGCATGTCTCACCAACATCCCGCGAGTTATATTCATGCTATGCCACCAGGGCAGCATCAAAGAGAGGGAGACTCGTGTCCGCTTTGCCATTATGCTTCTGGGGAAATCTGGGAAGATTTTAGAGATTCTAAACCACAAACCACTCCCAAGTTCGAGTTCAGAGAGATTGGTGCACATCGATGATTGGCGGGCGTTGAGCAAAGAAAAGGATAGTCATCATCAGGATTGGAATTTCTCCCCAGCAGAGGATGATAAAGCTCTCACAGGCTCTCCTGACTTTTGTCTAACAGTTGATTGAGCTTGGGAGAGTGCAGGTTTGTTTGTTCATCATATGTAGTACTCCTATTTTCATGTCCCCAAGGAATTGTTATAGCTGGATTCATAACTTTTGTGCTAATATAGGGTGTATGATGTAAAAAAAGTAACTTGTATCAATCTACTGGAATAGGAGTGCAACAACAACACTCCCCATTTTGAAATACTGTCCTGCCTTCTCATGAAACAACCCTCAACCATGCATCACACCCTCGGCATAGCTAGATTGACCAATCCAAAAAAATCGAGTTAATAGGTCTACTTTGCTGATAGTGGTAAGCATCTTTGGAGAACGTGTAAACTATTGAGGTGCAAtccttttttaaaatatctacTTTCACATCCTGAGTATGGTTAGATTGACCaataaataagagttaatagCTTTACTTTGCTGAAAGCCATAAGTTAGATTGACCAATCAAAAAGAGTTAATAGCTCTTCTTTGCTGACATGTCAGTAAGTATTTTGAGGAATGTGTAAACCATTTAGGTGCAATAGTTTTTCAGAATATTCACTTTTACATCCCAATCATAGTTAGATTGACCAATCAAAAAGAGTTAATAGCTCTACTTTGTTGACAATCATAAGCATCTTGAAGAACGTGTAAACCATTGAGGTGCAATCTTTTTTCAGAATATCCACTTTCATATCTCGAGCATAGTTAGATTGACCAATCCAAAAAGAGTTAATAGTTCTACTTTGTTGACAGTCGTAAGTATCTTGGAGGACGTGTAGACCGTTGAGGAGCAACCGTTTTTTAGAATATTCACTTTCATATCTTGATTACCCAATCAAAAAAGAGTTAATAGCTCTACTTTACTGACAATCGTAAGTTTCTTTGAGAACGTGTAGACCGTTGAGGTACAATCCTTTTTAACATATTCACTTTCATATTAGATTTATCAATTCAAAAAGAGTTAATAGTTCTACTTTGCTGACAGTCATAAGTACCTTGGAGAATGTGTAGACATTTGAACTGCAATCCTTTCTCAAAATATCCAGTTTCACCCTCCATTAATAAAGAGCAGTACTAATCCTTTCTCAAAATATCCAGTTTCACCCTCCATTAATAAAGAGCAGTACTACGGATAAAATCCAGACTGCAACAACATTTTTTAAGAGTGTCATGCAACTCAAGCTTGGTGCTAGATATACCAAAAAATCTTGATAATTGCATTCCATTTACTAGTGATTCATAGTTTCATACATTCAAATGGCTGTGAAATTCATCATAAAATCAGTTTTCAACTGTTCATGAATCGTCACAAAACAAAAGCTTTACTCTAGAATCATACGAGTAACGTCACTCCTGGACTTCTACTCAAAATCTGTAGATTTCAATTGCCTCCACACTATTCaagattttattgtttgggACAATTCTATTCAAATGGGTTAAATGGTTGACTTGATAACTATAAAGTTCGACTTTCAACGGAAGCGGAATATTGGACTTCTTGATTGAGTCGATCAATTATGGACAACTTATGCTAGTTTATAGATATGACCGCAAGTTAGTTCTAATTTCGAATTGTTGGTTCATGGTGATTTCACTTtgaactctctctctttttctttttctttttctttttctttttttgtataatccaatttttattttaattttttccagtTCAGAATCAGAACCAATTATTCTAGTTTCAGATTTTAATAAACTGGAACCAGAACAAAAGATCCAACAAAACCTAATCGAAATCACATCTACGATTCCAATTTCAGTTTGATTGCTACAGTTTCCAATTTAATTTGAATCGAATCATACTCTACTAATTTAATTCTTTGGGATCTTTTATCGATTTACCTAATACACACATCCTTAAAAAGGTGAGTGCAATTTCCCTCCGCACTAATGgcgtgtttggttggatgtagtttggggggaaattgcaattcagtgaattcccaaactacagtgtttggttggagggaatttcaattccgcagaattgcaattccctccaaatgatgaattgcaattcatgggacccctatgaattgcaattcggtggagaggaggggcaatttgttggtgtaaagacaattttgcccctcctcccataccttttgtcttttttctttttcttttttttttttaattttttgaaataataataataataataataataattattattattattattttgaaagagttattattattattattattttgaattattattattattagtactattactattactactactattactacaacatctacaacataagggcattttagtcattttgtcacttcttacctttcaattccctgtactcctatttctgcatatcaaacactgtaatttcaattcctactttattcattgaattacaattccaccgaattacaattcttttccaccttaattccctcctcccaactaAACGCCCAGTAAAAAAAGACGCCTCTTTTACACAATTTCCACACAAATCATTACCTCAATTCTCTCCGTTGAGGCAATCCATTTTCTTCAATCTCCATAGATACCCTCtcaaaagaacaaaaataaaacccAAAACATTTTCTAAAAGTGTATATTTCTCTCATGCTATACCACAAAACCCATGCATGGTTGCCGGCCACCGATTTCTCGGCGTGGGGAGGGGAAGTGTGGGCCGACATGCGTTCAAGAAGTTCTATAACCTTAAACTTTCGAACTAATTTCGAAGAAATCTCAAAGTTCGAGGACCCAATGTGCAATTTCTTCTAGAAAAAGCCGCCttttttcccaataaaatgCAAAACTGCTCGGCAACAATGTCGTATACGATGAAGCCATAACGTAGTTCACAGTGTTGTATACGTAGTTTGACAGCCATAGCTCCCTGCTGTCATCCCTGATTCGTGATCAATTTTCTCAGAAACAAGAAATGTGGATTTTTGGGATAAAAGGGGAATCCGGGTTCTCAGCTTCCTCAACAGCCGAAGAAGTTACCGAAGGGATTGATGGAACTGACCTCATTGCCATTGTTACAGGTCCCTTAATTCTTTCTTGTCTTCTGTGTACTTATTTCTCTCTTTCTGGATTTTCTGCATCTTATTGTAAGTGTTCCAATTTCCACTTTATCTCATTAATTTTTACTATCTTCTGTTATTTTGCTAAACTTGTATGCAATGATCAGGGGTTTAGGTGATGggcaaagaaatttttttttctttgatccTTGTTATGTTCATAAAATATGGTAGATAATGTTTTCTTttgctggaaaaaaaaaagggggggaaaAGGGAAAGGTCTTTACAAGCTAGAGGTTGATTTTATTAGAGAGGAgcaaaaagaagaaagagaaaagacTCTTGCATGGTGGTTTGAGACTTTCATATACCTAGAAGAAGTAATTGCAAGACAGTTCATGAATCATAGTTTCTTTCTAGTGTTATTATTTGTTTAGTATTCTTGCCACAAAAGGTGAAAGTCCCTCACCCTCAAGGCCTTGACACTCTGGCTGGACAAGATAGTGGAGGGTAAATCACAGTAACTCAGCGGTCCATGGTAGGAGGACCAATGACGGGCTCCCATAAGGAGCCCACCATATTGGCTGTAACTCCCACACGGTGAGAGATATGGCTGGATCATGTGTCTTTGCCCACAATCTATCACCCACGAACCAACTTAGGCATTTGTTTAGTATTCTTCTTtgacatatgtatgtatgtatgtgtggcCTCAGTTTTGGGGAGTATGTCATGTTGTCCTGATTTTGTGTTCTTGGTGACTTAAAATGGATGAAGTCTTTCATGCCTAGAATCTCAGAACTAGGGAAGATGGTTCTTGTGAGCCTTATCAATATAGATGTTCAAAGGTCCTGAATATGTTATGTTACAGACCTCTGAAAGTAGGAGCTCCCAACTTTTAATCTCATAGGATTCCCATCTTTATTCTTGATTATATCAACTATGTTTTGTCTTGTGTATGGCATTGGAAGTTGTCAATTTCACTGGATGTGAAACATCTATTCCGTTGGATAGCATTACTATGTGGCATTTTTTAAGATTGTTTGTCACTGAAACCAAAGTTCCTTTGGAATTCATGACCACTCACCTCCCCCTTTTGAAATAACAGTATGAATATTGGATATGCTGTTGATCTGACCATTTTACTATGAGTTAAATCAACTGTTTTTTTGTCTTTTACCGGGACCTTTAACTTCTAGTGTGCATATCAAGGACTATTGTGTAACTATGAGCTAAATCAACTGTGTTTTTTTACCCAGACCTTGTAGAGTGTGTATTGAAGACTAAATGTACATCATGTGTATCATATATAGTGTGTGAGAGAGAGTGAAATTTGTGTATCTGCTGATTTTTCACTGTTGTCATTTTGATTTTTGCATTTTCTGATTTTCACGAAACGAGGCAGACAACGAATATATGATTGGAAATTTTCAATAGCATGGGCTCCGGTTACCAGCAAACCGTATTCCAGGCTAATATTAGTCCTTGTTGTCTGCATATTTCAGGAGCCTCGTGTGGCATTGGAGCAGAGACTGCCCGTGTCCTAGCCTTGCGTGGAGTACATGTAATTTTGGCAGTTCGCAATCTAGAAAGTGGTAGAGCAGTTGCAAGAAGAATAGTTAAAGAGATTCCTAATGCTAAAGTCAATGTCATGGAATTGGATCTTAGCTCCATGGCTTCTATAAGGAAGTTCGTGTCAGAATATAATGCCTCGGGTTTGCCCTTGAACCTCCTCATGTAAGGCAATCATACAACATTTAACTGTTGATAGGAGTTATCGAGATGCTTATGTTTCCCCATAAAAACGATAACAATGATTTTGGTTTTCGAAGTAATAATGCAGGGGTTATGGCTACGCCATTCATGCTCTCACAAGACAACTTAGAGTTGCAATTTGCAACTAATCACATTGGTAAGTGAGTTTACGTTTGACATTTGGTTTACATATTTAAACTAGCGAATTGTAGAAAACATATCACCTGGTACGAGGACCTTTCAATCGAGCATAATACCTCCTTTTGAAATGAATCTTTGGTGTGACTCATACTATGCGTTGTATATATTGGTAAACATTGAGCGGATGGAACATTACATTTTAAGAGCGGTTTGTGCAGGTCATTTTCTTCTGACGAATCTATTGTTGGAAAAGATGAAACGGACAGCTCATGAGTGCCGCAAAGAAGGAAGGATTGTTAATGTTTCATCAAATGCACATCAATTACCATACAGTGAAGGAATTCGTTTTGACAAAATTAATGATGAAAAAAGGTAGGCAATGATATTCTAAGttaactttttctttcttttacttttcACCTAGTATTGGATTCTGTCCTTTCAACTCAGAAGTTATTTACCTTTTACGTTTTATGTCAATTCCAGTTATAATAGAATATATGCTTATGGGCAATCGAAGCTCGCCAACATATTGCACGCTACTGAACTTGCAAGGCGCTTGATGGTAATACTATTACTAAACGCTACGAAGTAACTCATTTGTACAGTTACATTATATGATCTGAGATGGAAGATTCTAATCTTAACATCGTAACTAATGCATAGATATATTATCAATACTGTGTATCGTTTTGGTATACTTTTGTCTGTGACCCTTGTTCACATTTCTCCCGAAAAGGAAATGGGAAGTCAAGAATTGTTTTAAATGATGGTAGACGCTAGAAGAAACAATAGACAACTGATAGGACAAAAAGGCGACAATGCTGGCCAAATAAGGATTAATCTGTAGtagtcatgggaccaaaagtgaaaatgaCGTTTTTTCTGTGAGTGCGTTTTTCATGTAAGGAATTTCCATTATATTGTCTCTAACTTCCCGTCTTTCTGTGAGTACAGGAACAAGGAGCACAGATAACTGCAAATTCACTTCATCCAGGAGCAATCGCCACCAATCTTCTGCGTCATAATGGTTTCTTCGATGGTAAACCTTAGAAGCCTCTCGTAAgatttgttttttcttattGCTATATATATCTGCAAGGGAAGTGCCCTCGAGGTTTTGAACCTCAGAAGAACTAACAGCAAGATGATATagtaattgaagcatgtgttccatctcaactaaaagcctaagctgatagttgggttgcacatttatgtttatatatattatatatgctcaaaaaGTGTCAGAATTCATTCGTTCTGGTATTCGTTTTTAACAAATGGTTTCAACTTCTCACAGGGATTGTTAACTGGATTGGGAAATACATCATAAAAAACATCCCACAGGTGCGTCTTGTCTCTCAATCCTTTGTCGAAGAATAACAACTCTGGGTTCAACCAACAAATAGGATCTCGACTGAATCTTTTCTTAACGTGGTTTCTCGTTCATCATATCTAGGGCGCTGCAACCACGTGCTATGTCGCATTGCATCCACAGGTTGAAGGGCTAAGTGGCGAGTACTTTTGTGATAGCAATGTTTCACTGCCAAGCTCGCTTGCTACAGATGCAGATTTGGCCAAGAAACTTTGGGATTTCAGCTTGAATCTAACAAGCCAGTAGCCAGTTTGAATggatttcattttcttctcctcTCTTTATGCTTGCCTATCTTTTACCTTTTTTCATTGCTGAGATTTCTGCTGTGGAATGGTGTCTGTCTGAAACTCATGAATTGCAGGATGAACTCTCTCTGTAGTGATCAGATTGTCCATCTTCATATCTCTGTTTGAAGAAAATGAATAAGATTTTACcatttttttctatttctaaGTTTTAGGCTCTGTTTCGTAGGCTTATTTGagagtttataatttattttaaattagaaataagctataagctcagCTTTGTTCAGTAAAATAtgagaaatttaaaataatagtttattttgaaacgctattcTAAGTGACATTTGAAAATaaactctttaattttttaactttttttccttttttgaatctttattaaattacaaaaatgacatcatttatcctccattaatcaaaatcataatattttaattcatccttttatgtctttttaaatttatcagctaatttaacaattaattttgtcaaacactttaGTTATTAGTTTTTCAACTTAACGTGTCAAATAGAGCTATCTATTTGTAAATTAACTAATAACCTGTAATAAATTGAGAAACACATTATCTAATAAATTAACATTCATAAATACATGGACcaaatttcataaaaaataaaatgacaatttattgtttatttaaaaattaaactaattaacaaaatcaatgaccaaatttcattaaaaaaaaacaatttattgcttatttataaaataaactaattaacAAAATCAATGATCATATTCAAGTGAAAGAAGTTTGATTAAGGTTTCAAAATTTGAACCCCACAAATATAATTGTGCAGACTGCAGAGGTTTGAATTTAAAACGAATATCTCatttcatttttgtcattttgtaaCTTGGttgatataataaaaatatgtatacttttttatattaaaaaaaaggatagaatgtatttaaaatttgtatggaaattattgattttaaaaatagacATACATAAATAGACTTTgactactccgtatttattttttcttgaagCCCAAGCCTTCTCATACCTGCTGCTCCACAAGCAAGCACGCGTCACGCAAGAACCTTCCTACATCCtcaagtaaattaaatatatatatccatttttgacaaaaacttgtgtgagaccgtctcaccatgagacggatCGGATTGAGTCGGgttaagatgcaaatgtaacacacttatatgcacaaatgtcatacttatatggtcaaatgtaatactaatcaggaataaaatttttgttacttataagggtaaatgtaatacttttaagggaaaatacaatacttttacatttcgatttaaaagtattacatttttcctcaaaagtattatatttgtccttataagtaagggacacttgtcaacgttacttattatgaaaaatatattactttttctcttataagtaacaaaaattgtattcttaattagtgttatatttgagcatataagtatgacatttgcatggtgctttgacccgacccgacccgtctcacgtataaggatccgtgagacggtctcacacaagtgtgaccctatatTTTTAACACCAATgaaattttcttgatttttagaATAGTAAAGAACTAAGTAATTACTTTTTGAGTGATGTGGAACTTAATATTTAACAGcatttttctcctgcaaaaacACAGATTTTGcatgagagaagaaaaaaataaacgtAAAGTGCGTCGCATTTGGAGTGCATTCATGCGCCGCAACGAGCGCGTGTGGAACACACACCCTGCGGTGGCCACTTTGACTTTTAGCCTTTGAATCATTTAAAAAGAATtgttataaacattttttttcactCCCATTTTTGTCTCTATCCTACATGACAACCTAAAAAATTGAGCAAAAATTCAACTAGTATGGATGCTCTTAtcaataaacattatttttttgtagTAAATATAGTCTTTTGTTAACGCTCTTCTGGTTGATctattacataatattttttgggTCATACTTGTGTGAGGCTGTCTCACATATTTTTATTCGTGTGGTGGATCGGGTCGATAAATATGCAAAgcagtaaatgtaatacttatacttaaaaatgtaatactaaatatgaataaaatgtttgttacttataagaaaaagagtaaattaccaaaatggtccatcgactatatcgatttcaccaatttggtcctacttATTTTGACTTGGCTAATTCCATCCTTcgactatcaaaattttaaccgtTTTAGTCCTCCGGTCACCAAAGAGAGAAGATGGCGAAGGGAGATAGATTTGATGGAGAATGGAAGAAATTTGAGAGAATGAAAGAAGTAGAGAGCAAGAACAAAGAAAGGGTTGCCGTGAATCGACTCAATTTTTTGCTGCAAAGAAATTTGAGGGTATGAAAAACCCTAACTATCTGTGTCCCAAGCTATTAATATAGGATGCAGATTATATTTAGCGGAGACATGGAATTGAATCCATCCGCCGTGTCGTCACCGTCGAGAAGCATGGAAAGCGCCatctttgtttattatttgagaAGGCCAAAAGAGACAAACTTGTAGTCTCGTAAATCATATTGATCCAAAGCAACAAAAACTCACTAATTAAATAAACCATAAAAATCGGAAAACAACCAAAATCCAAGCATTATCGGAGGAAAGCCAGTCGGTGCTAAGTGAAGTTCCAATAATATCCTTCAAAATAAGCCGTCTAAGTGACCGGAGGACTAAAacggttaaaattttgatagtcgAAGGATGGAATTAGCCAAATCAAAATGAGTAGGACCAAATTGGAGAAATcgacatagtcgagggaccattttggtaatttgctctaagaaaaatgcaatacttatgAGAACAAATGCaatagttttatattttgatcaaaagtattacttttttcatcaatttttttcatataactaataaatattttattattattattatttttttttgtaaatttaccgggtctaataaattttttattcttgatttagtattacatttgttcatataaat encodes:
- the LOC116029987 gene encoding uncharacterized protein LOC116029987, with the protein product MPLGCTVDGNLDESRYSEPMPWIGIYVAVASAACAAAMASDVFHGLRHRKFWFPCKFFSLNATTLAIIAVATKLSVDLNSSMPRHQDQLAKLSSGVLICTVMSNSMPSLAAMEYKELMMNIVALGIFVVTVIVNIGIQLGTGVIYTFWKEHAAVMFIMVILFLLLISSALTVPTTRSYFDLKYSKKFKLAQKECCLGHCEFRPEKLKDNLMKYWMMAHTCSPQFVASRLVTCTASGAFCLLSTVICAEAMLRSYMLPGTFEFCSGESDYKWSTTLILVAQTVAILVGTIAPAFRWFNSVNFRCPKTVTKACHYKVKIENYWIRSLVLWKESPLELRKRGRFIRKFAHNAKENLLDFCIWMQIGMVCLSKLVRLVSLFWVSWLLIGLRRLIRFLKRHTNSIESLDSEPESQSQAGSKPDLSRYVLHLEGEESLRDFMMESNFDVSDHWIKMGKKKQHKNLIKLLQNWSPTKGFMGVNHFDYDHIPSLDSEVPPNCWALPVVTLTSIAVALLGNDSGLSKDLKLCVNEAVSYMRFLEERLDTNGDLSNLRKAAQMVWSGVDLHYKWLDLDLQKMALQAGEDSSPQSVLKALSEEAKQRYLEYKQKDVTICFAESPSKWPAKILAANSMYRICQALLLTNENEQPQNNKTMMFHRLSDMITGIVGACLTNIPRVIFMLCHQGSIKERETRVRFAIMLLGKSGKILEILNHKPLPSSSSERLVHIDDWRALSKEKDSHHQDWNFSPAEDDKALTGSPDFCLTVD
- the LOC116030284 gene encoding short-chain dehydrogenase TIC 32, chloroplastic-like, whose amino-acid sequence is MWIFGIKGESGFSASSTAEEVTEGIDGTDLIAIVTGASCGIGAETARVLALRGVHVILAVRNLESGRAVARRIVKEIPNAKVNVMELDLSSMASIRKFVSEYNASGLPLNLLINNAGVMATPFMLSQDNLELQFATNHIGHFLLTNLLLEKMKRTAHECRKEGRIVNVSSNAHQLPYSEGIRFDKINDEKSYNRIYAYGQSKLANILHATELARRLMEQGAQITANSLHPGAIATNLLRHNGFFDGIVNWIGKYIIKNIPQGAATTCYVALHPQVEGLSGEYFCDSNVSLPSSLATDADLAKKLWDFSLNLTSQ